Proteins encoded in a region of the Eschrichtius robustus isolate mEscRob2 chromosome 14, mEscRob2.pri, whole genome shotgun sequence genome:
- the CNDP2 gene encoding cytosolic non-specific dipeptidase, with protein sequence MSALTALFKYVDENQDRYVKKLAEWVAIQSVSAWPEKRGEIRRMMEVAAADIKQLGGSVELVDIGNQKLPDGSEIPLPPILLGTLGSDPQKKTVCIYGHLDVQPAALEDGWDSEPFTLVERDGKLYGRGATDDKGPVAGWMNALEAFQKTCQEVPVNVRFCLEGMEESGSEGLDALIFAQKDVFFKDVDYVCISDNYWLGKNKPCITYGLRGICYFFIEVECSNRDLHSGVYGGSVHEAMTDLIMLMGCLMDRTGKILIPGISEAVASVTDDELELYDKIDFDLEEYTRDVGTQTLLHGCKKDILMHRWRYPSLSLHGIEGAFSGSGAKTVIPRKVIGKFSIRLVPDMTPEVVTEQVTSYLTKKFAELHSPNKFKVYLSHGGKPWVSDFNHPHYLAGRRALKTVFGVEPDLTREGGSIPVTLTFQEATGKNVMLLPVGSADDGAHSQNEKLNRHNYIEGTKMLAAYLYEVSQLKN encoded by the exons ATGTCGGCCCTCACTGCCCTGTTTAAGTACGTTGATGAGAATCAGGATCGCTACGTTAAG AAACTTGCGGAATGGGTGGCCATCCAGAGCGTGTCTGCGTGGCCCGAGAAAAGAGGCGAGATCAGGAGGATGATGGAGGTCGCCGCTGCCGACATCAAGCAGCTGGGGGGCTCCGTGGAGCTGGTGGACATTGGGAACCAGAAG ctccctgATGGCTCGGAGATACCACTTCCGCCCATTTTACTCGGCACACTGGGCTCCGACCCGCAGAAGAAAACGGTGTGCATTTATGGACATCTGGACGTGCAGCCGGCAGCCCTGGAGGACGGCTGGGACAGCGAGCCCTTCACCTTGGTGGAGCGAGACG GCAAACTGTATGGGAGAGGAGCCACCGATGATAAGGGGCCAGTGGCCGGCTGGATGAACGCCCTGGAAGCCTTCCAGAAAACGTGTCAG GAAGTCCCCGTCAACGTCCGCTTCTGTCTGGAGGGCATGGAGGAGTCTGGCTCCGAAGGCCTGGATGCGCTGATCTTTGCCCAGAAGGACGTGTTCTTTAAGGATGTGGACTACGTCTGCATCTCTGACAACTACTGGCTGGGGAAGAACAAGCCCTGCATCACCTACGGGCTCCGGGGCATCTGCTACTTCTTCATTGAG GTGGaatgcagcaacagagacctgCACTCCGGCGTGTACGGCGGCTCGGTGCACGAGGCCATGACCGACCTCATCATGCTGATGG GCTGCCTGATGGACCGCACGGGGAAGATCCTCATCCCGGGCATCAGCGAGGCGGTGGCCTCCGTGACAGACGACGAGCTGGAGCTCTACGACAAGATCGACTTCGACCTGGAGGAGTACACCCGGGATGTGGGGACACAGACCCTGCTGCACGGCTGCAAG AAAGACATCCTGATGCACAGGTGGCGGTACCCGTCCCTCTCCCTCCACGGGATCGAAGGTGCCTTCTCTGGGTCGGGGGCCAAGACCGTGATTCCCCGCAAAGTGATCGGCAAGTTCTCCATCAGGCTCGTGCCAGACATGACTCCTGAGGTGGTCACCGAGCAG GTTACGAGCTACTTGACCAAGAAGTTTGCTGAACTGCACAGTCCCAACAAGTTCAAGGTGTACCTGAGCCACGGCGGGAAGCCCTGGGTATCCGACTTCAACCACCCTCATTACTTGGCTGGGAGAAGAGCCCTGAAGACAG TTTTTGGTGTTGAGCCGGACTTGACCAGGGAAGGCGGCAGTATTCCTGTGACTTTGACATTTCAGGAGGCCACAGGGAAGAATGTCATGCTGTTGCCCGTGGGGTCAGCAGATGACGGAGCCCACTCCCAGAATGAAAAGCTCAACAG GCACAACTACATTGAAGGCACCAAGATGCTGGCTGCATACCTGTACGAAGTGTCCCAGCTGAAGAACTGA